A window of the Acidobacteriota bacterium genome harbors these coding sequences:
- a CDS encoding immunity 53 family protein encodes MPSALEDLQVWFAKQCDGSWEHGSGIELKTLDNPGWLLRVDLSGFSLEGYASPSLVEGRSDSDWVRIEVVDSEFRGFGGPENLEELMSRFIDFVADLNPSH; translated from the coding sequence ATGCCAAGTGCACTCGAAGACCTTCAGGTTTGGTTCGCAAAACAATGCGATGGAAGCTGGGAGCACGGTAGCGGAATAGAACTAAAGACTCTTGACAATCCGGGATGGTTGTTGAGGGTTGACCTGTCCGGGTTCTCATTGGAAGGGTATGCGTCTCCGAGTTTGGTCGAAGGCCGTTCCGATAGCGACTGGGTTCGCATTGAGGTCGTCGATTCTGAGTTTAGAGGATTTGGGGGTCCCGAAAACCTGGAAGAACTGATGTCAAGATTTATCGATTTTGTCGCCGACCTCAATCCATCTCATTGA
- a CDS encoding MFS transporter: MALLRPLLQLYRDAFRGISADVWLFSTVAFINRTGTMVLPFLVLYLTAERDFSTGYAGLMLSLYGIGSTLGTLAGGWLSDRIDPVRFQIASLTAAGGLFTLLGLLRDATAIALCILAVSFAVESFRPANSLTLARLSAADGKIQAFALRRLALNFGMTFGAAIGGFVAARSYAWIFPVDGATCLLATVPLWLWLRRRGGSSATSVVTAETTIAPNNRRTPLRDRPFLVLIGLTALLAIILFQLWSSYPLALTDRYGLEEDRIGLLMAINTLLIVALEMALAQLLKRRSPLRVAAAGALFLGVGVGLTAWGSTFAFAAAAVVVWTVGEMLCFPFLEGFVAQRAEGPRAGRYMGLFASTFSFAFILAPAIGTMVFERWGDAVLWHGCTVAGVLLCLAFLALARRIAAGPAGPELTTPTAAAAGQ; the protein is encoded by the coding sequence ATGGCCCTCCTCCGCCCCCTGCTGCAGCTCTATCGTGACGCCTTCCGCGGCATCTCCGCAGACGTCTGGCTGTTCTCGACGGTCGCTTTCATCAACCGCACCGGCACCATGGTGCTGCCCTTTCTGGTGCTCTACCTCACCGCCGAGCGCGACTTCAGCACCGGCTACGCCGGCTTGATGCTGAGCCTTTACGGCATCGGCTCGACCCTCGGCACCCTCGCCGGCGGCTGGCTCTCGGACCGCATCGATCCGGTGCGTTTCCAGATCGCCAGCCTGACCGCGGCGGGCGGCCTGTTCACCCTTCTCGGCCTCCTCCGCGATGCCACGGCGATCGCCCTCTGCATCCTCGCTGTCAGCTTCGCCGTCGAATCCTTCCGGCCGGCCAACTCCCTCACTCTGGCTCGGCTGAGCGCGGCCGATGGCAAGATCCAGGCCTTCGCTCTGCGGCGCCTGGCGCTCAACTTCGGCATGACCTTCGGCGCCGCCATCGGGGGCTTCGTGGCGGCTCGCAGCTATGCCTGGATCTTTCCCGTCGATGGCGCCACGTGCCTGCTGGCGACGGTCCCCCTCTGGCTCTGGCTGCGTCGCCGCGGAGGCTCTTCGGCGACCTCGGTGGTCACTGCCGAAACCACCATCGCGCCCAACAACCGGCGAACCCCGCTGCGCGACCGTCCCTTCCTGGTCCTGATCGGTCTCACCGCCTTGCTGGCGATCATCCTGTTCCAGCTGTGGAGCAGCTATCCCCTCGCCCTGACCGACCGCTACGGACTCGAGGAGGACCGGATCGGCCTGCTGATGGCGATCAATACGCTGCTGATCGTCGCCCTCGAAATGGCCCTCGCCCAGCTCCTGAAGCGCCGCTCACCGCTGCGCGTCGCGGCTGCCGGAGCGCTGTTTCTGGGGGTCGGCGTCGGTCTCACCGCCTGGGGCTCGACCTTTGCGTTCGCCGCCGCGGCGGTGGTGGTGTGGACGGTCGGCGAGATGCTCTGTTTTCCATTCCTCGAGGGCTTCGTCGCCCAACGCGCCGAAGGGCCGAGGGCCGGGCGCTACATGGGGCTTTTCGCCAGCACCTTTTCCTTCGCCTTCATCCTGGCCCCGGCCATCGGGACGATGGTCTTCGAGCGTTGGGGCGACGCCGTTCTCTGGCACGGCTGCACCGTCGCCGGCGTCTTGCTGTGCCTGGCCTTCCTGGCTCTCGCCCGGCGCATCGCCGCCGGCCCGGCAGGCCCGGAGCTCACCACGCCGACCGCCGCAGCGGCCGGTCAGTAG